A single Sulfurimonas aquatica DNA region contains:
- a CDS encoding biotin--[acetyl-CoA-carboxylase] ligase gives MKTLFFKTLPSTQTYLKELLKERNSSLPIAVVAEMQTAGIGSRDNSWSSQEGNLFLSFAISIDELAKDLKLESASIYFSYILKETLEKFGSNVWLKWPNDFYIDDKKIGGMITNVVNDIIICGVGLNIINKPDGFSKLDIEIDKNKLLEEYFQNLEKKQLWKQVFSKYELQFYRNRKYFTHVNGLRISLSEASLQDDGSLNINGEKVYSLR, from the coding sequence TTGAAGACACTTTTCTTTAAGACCCTTCCTTCAACTCAAACATATCTCAAAGAGTTACTCAAAGAGAGAAATAGTTCATTGCCAATTGCTGTAGTCGCAGAGATGCAAACAGCTGGTATAGGAAGCAGAGATAATAGCTGGTCTTCTCAAGAGGGTAATCTGTTTTTATCTTTTGCTATTAGCATAGATGAGCTAGCAAAAGATTTAAAACTTGAATCGGCTTCTATATATTTTTCTTATATTTTAAAAGAGACGTTAGAAAAGTTTGGATCTAATGTTTGGTTAAAGTGGCCTAATGATTTTTATATTGATGATAAGAAAATTGGCGGAATGATTACTAATGTAGTAAATGACATAATCATCTGTGGCGTTGGTTTAAATATAATAAATAAACCAGATGGCTTCTCAAAACTTGATATAGAAATTGATAAAAATAAATTGCTTGAAGAGTATTTTCAGAATTTAGAAAAAAAACAATTATGGAAGCAAGTTTTTAGTAAGTATGAGCTACAATTTTACAGAAATAGAAAGTATTTTACACATGTAAATGGTTTGAGAATATCATTAAGTGAAGCAAGTTTACAAGACGACGGAAGTCTGAACATAAATGGCGAAAAGGTATATAGTTTAAGATGA
- the rplU gene encoding 50S ribosomal protein L21, protein MYAIIKNGGKQYKVTEGDELSLDKMSLEAGTTIEIKEVLAVNAGELKFGAPFVEGAIVTAEVMREGRDRKVITFKKRRRKDSKVKRGFRRDFTRVKITKIAA, encoded by the coding sequence ATGTACGCAATAATTAAAAATGGTGGTAAGCAGTATAAAGTGACAGAGGGTGATGAATTATCACTTGATAAAATGTCTCTTGAAGCTGGTACTACTATAGAAATCAAAGAAGTTTTAGCAGTTAACGCTGGTGAACTTAAGTTTGGAGCTCCTTTTGTTGAAGGTGCTATTGTAACTGCTGAAGTTATGAGAGAAGGGCGTGACAGAAAAGTTATTACTTTTAAGAAACGTCGTCGTAAAGACAGTAAAGTTAAACGTGGTTTCAGAAGAGACTTCACTCGTGTTAAAATCACGAAAATAGCTGCATAA
- a CDS encoding RidA family protein gives MKFVQTDKAPSAIGPYSQAVVANGMVYTSGQIALTPEGSDAVLSQGVVEQTTLVMKNLEAVLVEAGSSLDSVVKTTIFLASMDDFSVVNGIYEEAFGTHKPARATVAVKTLPKNALVEIDAIALVK, from the coding sequence ATGAAATTTGTACAAACAGATAAGGCACCGTCGGCTATAGGACCATACTCACAAGCAGTAGTGGCTAATGGAATGGTATATACGTCAGGTCAAATTGCTTTAACGCCAGAAGGCAGTGATGCAGTACTCTCTCAAGGTGTAGTGGAACAGACAACACTTGTTATGAAAAACCTAGAGGCTGTACTTGTTGAAGCAGGTAGCTCACTAGATAGTGTAGTGAAAACTACAATATTTTTAGCTAGCATGGATGACTTTAGTGTTGTTAATGGGATTTATGAAGAAGCATTTGGTACTCATAAACCAGCTCGTGCAACAGTTGCCGTAAAAACATTGCCAAAGAATGCGCTAGTAGAAATAGACGCTATCGCTTTAGTGAAGTAA
- the rpmA gene encoding 50S ribosomal protein L27, which translates to MAHKKGQGSTQNNRDSAGRRLGVKKYGGEVVIPGNIIIRQRGTKVHPGNNVGMGKDHTLFALIEGVVTFERKDKKRQQVSVIPAA; encoded by the coding sequence ATGGCACATAAGAAAGGTCAAGGTAGTACGCAGAATAATCGTGACTCAGCTGGTAGAAGACTTGGTGTAAAGAAATATGGTGGAGAGGTTGTTATTCCTGGTAATATCATCATCCGTCAACGTGGAACTAAAGTTCACCCAGGTAATAATGTAGGAATGGGAAAAGATCATACTTTATTTGCTCTAATTGAAGGCGTTGTTACTTTCGAAAGAAAAGACAAAAAACGTCAACAAGTTTCAGTAATACCTGCTGCATAA
- the proB gene encoding glutamate 5-kinase, which produces MRIVVKVGSAVLTQNGAIALERMQALVDFLADLKKENDVILVSSGAVSAGYTLLNLDRSVLQNKQALASLGQPVLMSKYTHKFSKYNILCSQVLVTAANLNKSDDTARIKNTIDTLLVNGVVPIVNENDATSTEELEVGDNDQLSAFVTQQTDSDLLIILSDIDAYYDHDPRTNESAKALKIVNKISDEELSKDATPNDVFATGGIVTKLKAANYLLAHDKQMFLASGFDLGDVRSFALNATHNGGTLFTKA; this is translated from the coding sequence ATGAGAATAGTAGTTAAAGTTGGAAGTGCGGTTTTAACTCAAAATGGCGCTATTGCACTTGAGCGAATGCAAGCTTTAGTAGACTTTTTGGCTGACTTGAAAAAAGAGAATGATGTAATACTTGTCTCTTCGGGAGCAGTTTCCGCTGGTTATACGCTCTTGAACCTTGATAGGTCAGTCCTCCAGAATAAGCAAGCCTTAGCTTCATTAGGACAACCTGTTCTGATGAGTAAATATACCCATAAGTTTTCAAAGTATAATATATTATGCTCTCAAGTTTTAGTAACTGCCGCTAATTTAAATAAATCAGATGATACCGCACGTATAAAAAACACAATTGATACTTTACTTGTAAATGGCGTTGTTCCCATAGTAAATGAGAATGACGCAACTTCAACTGAAGAGTTGGAAGTTGGGGATAATGATCAGCTATCTGCATTTGTAACGCAGCAAACAGATTCTGACTTACTGATTATTCTTTCAGATATTGACGCTTATTATGATCATGACCCGCGTACAAATGAATCAGCAAAAGCATTAAAGATTGTTAATAAAATTTCAGATGAAGAGTTAAGTAAGGATGCCACTCCAAATGACGTTTTTGCAACAGGGGGAATTGTTACAAAGCTAAAAGCAGCAAATTATCTTCTTGCACACGATAAACAAATGTTTTTAGCAAGTGGTTTTGATTTGGGTGACGTAAGATCATTTGCGCTCAATGCCACTCATAATGGTGGAACACTTTTTACAAAGGCTTAA
- a CDS encoding thioredoxin family protein: protein MKYFIAIAVLSISLFGANIDWPSDYKVALKEAKKQNKLVYIFITSDSCGWCRKFEDTTLQDEYIKERLAKEFISIHISREWDPVPKQFETAPVPRHYFTDSDGEILYSSLGHRGIPCFDGFMDNAIEKNELNKEGDKK from the coding sequence ATGAAATATTTTATCGCAATAGCTGTTTTGAGTATATCACTTTTTGGAGCAAATATAGACTGGCCAAGTGACTATAAAGTAGCTTTGAAAGAGGCTAAAAAACAAAATAAACTAGTTTATATTTTTATAACGTCTGACTCTTGTGGATGGTGTAGAAAGTTTGAAGATACAACACTTCAAGATGAGTATATAAAAGAGAGACTTGCTAAAGAGTTTATCTCAATACATATTTCTCGTGAGTGGGATCCAGTTCCAAAACAGTTTGAGACAGCACCGGTGCCTCGCCACTATTTCACTGACTCTGATGGAGAGATACTCTATAGCTCTTTAGGCCACCGAGGAATACCATGTTTTGATGGTTTTATGGATAACGCTATAGAAAAGAATGAATTAAATAAAGAAGGAGACAAAAAATGA
- the obgE gene encoding GTPase ObgE has protein sequence MFTDSVELTVSSGKGGQGCVAFRREKFVLNGGPNGGDGGKGGDIYFKCDNNTHTLSHFQRKMHIKADGGKPGEGSNCSGKSGSKKVIIVPPGTQIIDQETGDILFDMTTDGQIEKFLEGGKGGLGNTHFKSPTNQRPTYAQPGEKGETRAIKLDLKLIADIGLVGFPNVGKSTLISTVSNARPEIANYEFTTLTPKLGQVNIGDYESFVMADIPGIIGGAHEGKGLGIQFLRHIERTKILLYMVDLGNYRDLKEQIEVLKDEIASFSEILGESKFAIALTRSDVIAPEELNTLVNDFIEMLGLKVTYDNEFNFDSNIPFYIQESASDELGFDRTKPYLIAPISSATHKNIDALKHALFNLVQTDR, from the coding sequence ATGTTCACAGACAGTGTCGAATTAACAGTAAGCTCGGGTAAAGGTGGACAAGGCTGTGTAGCATTCCGTCGTGAAAAGTTTGTTCTCAATGGTGGACCAAATGGTGGTGATGGGGGAAAAGGTGGTGATATCTATTTTAAATGTGATAACAACACTCACACACTTTCTCATTTTCAAAGAAAAATGCATATTAAAGCAGATGGTGGAAAACCTGGCGAGGGTTCTAACTGTAGTGGAAAGTCAGGTTCAAAAAAAGTTATAATTGTTCCTCCTGGAACACAAATTATAGATCAAGAAACAGGTGACATACTTTTTGATATGACCACAGATGGACAAATAGAGAAATTCCTAGAAGGTGGAAAAGGTGGGCTTGGAAATACTCACTTCAAATCACCAACAAATCAAAGACCTACTTATGCACAACCTGGTGAAAAAGGTGAAACTCGAGCTATAAAACTTGACCTAAAACTAATTGCTGATATCGGACTTGTTGGATTTCCAAATGTTGGAAAATCAACGCTTATCTCTACTGTATCTAATGCAAGGCCTGAGATAGCTAACTATGAATTTACTACTCTAACACCAAAGCTTGGTCAAGTTAATATAGGTGATTATGAATCATTTGTTATGGCTGATATTCCTGGTATTATTGGTGGGGCACATGAGGGTAAAGGTTTAGGAATTCAGTTTTTACGTCATATTGAGCGTACAAAGATTCTTCTTTATATGGTTGATTTAGGAAACTATAGAGATCTTAAAGAGCAGATAGAAGTTCTTAAAGATGAGATTGCTTCATTTTCTGAAATACTTGGCGAGTCTAAGTTTGCCATAGCACTTACTCGCTCTGACGTTATTGCTCCTGAAGAACTTAACACGCTTGTAAATGATTTTATTGAAATGCTTGGTTTGAAAGTTACATATGATAATGAATTTAACTTTGATTCAAATATACCTTTTTATATTCAAGAGAGCGCATCGGATGAATTAGGTTTTGATAGAACAAAACCATATTTAATCGCTCCTATATCTTCTGCTACTCATAAAAATATAGACGCTCTTAAGCATGCACTTTTTAACCTAGTTCAAACAGACAGATAA
- the fmt gene encoding methionyl-tRNA formyltransferase encodes MNVIFMGTPDYAEKILKRLIDESNINIVGVYTQPDKPVGRKKVMTPPTVKVLAEQNSIKVYQPTRLRDEDTVAQLLRIECDYIVVAAYGQILPREILDHAPCINLHASILPQYRGASPIQQTLLNDDKSTGVTAMLMEEGLDTGDILKIDRVDVPKDMMVETLFDRLTEVAVNLTIDVLENFTKYTPVKQNDDESTHCKKITKQDGEVTFSDAHEIYNKYRAFTPWPGIYLKNGLKLKKIQLEDKCAIHKAGTILEINKDNIVVACEKGSIKIYTVQPQSKKEMDIHSYINGKRLALEDTFL; translated from the coding sequence ATGAATGTAATTTTTATGGGTACGCCTGATTATGCAGAAAAAATTTTAAAAAGACTAATAGATGAGTCAAATATAAATATAGTTGGCGTTTATACTCAACCTGATAAACCAGTAGGTCGTAAAAAAGTTATGACGCCACCTACCGTTAAAGTTTTAGCAGAACAAAACTCTATTAAAGTTTATCAGCCAACGAGACTTCGTGATGAAGATACAGTGGCGCAACTTCTAAGAATAGAGTGTGACTATATAGTTGTAGCAGCTTATGGGCAAATACTCCCTCGGGAAATTTTAGATCATGCCCCTTGTATAAATCTTCATGCATCCATACTTCCTCAATACCGAGGTGCCAGTCCTATACAGCAGACGCTACTTAACGATGATAAAAGTACTGGCGTGACTGCAATGCTTATGGAAGAGGGATTAGATACAGGTGATATCTTAAAAATAGATAGAGTAGACGTACCAAAAGATATGATGGTTGAGACACTTTTTGATAGATTAACGGAAGTAGCAGTAAATTTAACTATAGACGTACTTGAAAACTTTACAAAGTACACTCCAGTAAAACAGAATGATGATGAGTCAACGCACTGTAAAAAAATCACTAAACAAGATGGTGAAGTTACGTTTAGCGACGCACATGAAATTTATAACAAATACCGCGCATTTACTCCTTGGCCCGGTATATATTTAAAGAATGGACTTAAGTTAAAAAAAATACAACTCGAAGATAAGTGTGCAATTCATAAAGCTGGTACAATATTAGAGATTAATAAGGACAATATTGTAGTGGCCTGCGAGAAAGGAAGTATAAAGATATATACAGTCCAACCTCAGTCAAAAAAAGAGATGGATATTCATTCATATATCAATGGGAAAAGACTAGCTCTTGAAGACACTTTTCTTTAA